CCGGCCCGGACAACTACGACAAATGGGTCAAGGGGCAGTTGAAGTTCAGCAGTCCCGAGATCAAGCCCGCCTTCGACTACTTCCAGAAGATCGCCCTGACCGACGGCAACGTCCTGGGCGGCAGCAAGGCCATCGTGGCCACGAACTTCCAGACCGGTGGGAACGCCCTGTTCAAGCAGCCGCCCGGCTGCTACCTGTTCAAGCAGGCCACGTTCGTCGCCGGTAAGGGTGGCTTCCCGGACGCCGTCCTGGCCAAGCTCGACACCGAGGTCGGCGTCGCCGCCTTCCCCGTGAAGGAAGCCGGCAACAACCCCGTCCTCACCGGCGGTGACCTCGCCGCGGCCTTCAACAACGACGCCAACACCATCAAGCTGCGCAACTTCATCGCCAGCAAGGACAACGGCATCGAGGTCGGCAAGGCCGGCTACTTCTCGCCGCACAACTCCTTCGACGTCTCGCTCTACCCCAACAACACGCTCCGCACGATCGCCCGGGACGTCCTCTACAAGTCCACGGCCGCCCGCTTCGACGGTTCCGACCTCATGCCCGCCAAGGTCGGTGCCGGCACGTTCTGGACCGAGCCGGTCGCGTGGATCTCCGGCAAGGAGAACCTCGACGAGGCGCTGAAGAACATCGACGCCAGCTGGCCGAAAGCCAGCTGACCCCCGGTGACCGCGGGGCCATCGCGGCCCCACGGCCACCGCCCCCGAGACCTGGTGGTGTCGTCGCCACCGCTCGCACGGAAGGACCGCCCTATGGTCACCAATCTCGCCAACGCGGTACTCGCAATCCTCGGAGGCATCGGCGGCGCGATGCTCCTGTTCTGGATCCTCAACAAATTCGTCGAGACCCTCGGCCATCGCTGGGAGGAACGAGTCAAGCCCTGGGTATTCGCCGGCCCGGCCATCCTCGCCATCGGCGTCTACCTGATCTACCCAGCCGTAATCACTGTCCAGCTGAGCTTCGCGAATGCCTCATCCACCGCGTACGTCGGCCTGGCGAACTACAAGGACCTGCTCACCAGCCCCGACTTCCTCGGTGTCCTGTTCAACAATCTCCTGTGGATCCTCATCGTCCCCGCAGCCACCGTCGCCCTAGGGCTGGGGGTCGCAGTCCTCGCCGACCGTCTCCGGCCCAGGGGAGAGAAGACCGCCAAGACCGCCATCTTCCTGCCGATGGCGATCAGCATGGTCGGCGCAGCGACGATCTGGCGCTCCGTCTACGAGTACCAGCCAGAGGGTGAGTCCCAGACCGGGTTGCTCAATGCCATCCTCGGCCTGTTCCACTCGGGTCCGTTCTTCTGGTACTCGATCGACACGATGCACTTCAACAGCCTGCTCCTCATGGTCATCCTCATCTGGACGCAGGTGGGCTACGCGATGGTGCTGCTGTCCGCCGCCATCAAGGGCACGCCCGAGGAAACCATCGAGGCAGGCCGGGTCGACGGCGCGAGCGAACGGCGGATCTTCTTCAGGATCATCGTCCCGCAGATCAAGGGCACCCTCATCACCGTCTTCATCACCGTGCTCATCGGCGTCATGAAGGTCTTCGACATCGTCTACATCACGACCAACGGCGCCTTCAACACCGACGTCATCGGCCGCCGGTTCTACAACGAACTCTTCACCGACGGCAACGCGGGCTACGCCGCGACCATCGTCGTCCTGCTGATGCTGGCCATCACGCCGGTCCTCATCTACCAGGTGCGGCACTTCAAGGCCGAGGAGGCAGGCAGATGACCATCAGCATCGACCCAACGCCAGAGCTGGACAGCAAAAGGACACCGTCCCGGCGCCCGCGCCGTACCAAGCCGTCCGAGTCACGACCCGGCATCGGCGGCGGCAGCGCCACCTGGCCGGTACGCATTCTGCTGGCACTCGCCTGCGTCGTGTGGATGATCCCGGTCGCCGGCCTCCTGATCAACTCCTTCCGCACCAGGGACGCCCAGTTCAGCTCTGGCTGGTGGAGCGTCCTCGGCAACCCACTCGGCGCGACTCAATGGACCCTCAACAACTACGACCGCGTGCTGAGCAACGCCGATCCCAGCGTCAACATGGGCAAGGCGTTCGTGAACAGCCTCGTGGTCACCATTCCCGCGACCGTCATCCCCATCCTCATCGCCGCCTTCGCCGCCTACGCCTTCACCTTCATGACCTGGCGTGGACGCAACGTCATCTTCGTCGTCATCGTCGGCCTGCTGGTCGTCCCCAACCAGGTCGCCCTAGTGCCCCTGCTCAAGCTCTACGGCCAGCTCGGCATCAACCAGACCTTCCTCGCCGTCTGGCTCACCCACCTCGGGTTCGGCATGCCACTGGCCGTCTACATCTTCCGCAACTACATGTCCAGCCTGCCCGGCGACATCATCGAGTCGGCCAAGATCGACGGCGCCAGCCACTTCACCACCTTCTGGCGCCTCATCGTTCCCATGTCCGTCCCCGCGCTCGCCTCGTTCGCGATCTTCCAGTTCCTCTGGGTCTGGAACGACCTGCTCATCGCCCTGCTCTTCCTCGGCCGCGGAGACAAAACCGTCCTGACGGTCGCCCTCCAAGGCCTGCAAGGACAAACCGGACAAGGTCGGGAACTCATCCCAGCGGCCGGCTTCGTGACCATCCTCGTCCCGGTCCTGGTCTTCCTGTCCCTCCAGCGGTACTTCATCCGGGGCCTGACCTCCGGCTCGGTCAAGGGCTGAAGTCCGACGCCCCGAAGCCGAGGCTCATGACCGAGCCAGCCCCGCTGAGCCACAAGCCCGGGAACCGCGAACAGTGGCCCAATGTGCTCGAAACCAGGGACCTTGTCGCGGCGTAGCCGCGGGACTTCTCATTCCGGAGCCGTGCTGGGGTGAGATGAGTTTCGGGAGCGTGGGTCGCACACTTGAGGGAGAGGTGACGAGGGGTGCGTGCAATCCTCGGCATCGCCCCGCCAGGCGCCAACCTTGGGTTCGGTGCGGTGCGGGTCAAGGGAGGCGAAGCGATCGCTTGCGACGGCAGGAAGGCATCCCTTGACGCGTGCCGTGCCGGACCGCACCTCCCATGATTCCTGCCAGGGCGATGTGGAGACCTGCCTTTGGTCACTCCGCCGACTGCCTGAGCCACGGCGGCGGGTAGCTGGCCAAAGCGAGCCTCGCGCTGACAACCCACGCACTGCTCGTCCAAGTTCACACGAAAGCATGACTCGCTTGACTGGTGCAGAGAATCCGGCCGAACGACGGCTCGACGCTGTCGAGCCTCTCCTGGTCGTCCTGAGATAGCCCAGCGAGGGAGTCGTAGTACTTGCCCAACTGGCTGTACATCTCGGCGAGGACGGTAAGACCTCGCTCGCGACGTTCCCCGGCGATCGTCAGGTCTCAGGATCCACACCCCCTGAGACGCCCCAACTAGCGCGCCGCGCAACACAGGCAAGTGCGACGAGGGGTACAACTGCTTGGCATGCACAGCATCGAGCGCGAATCGCAGATGCTCGCCGGAAAGCACGAGCGACATCCGTGCGAGTTGGCTGATCGCCATATGCGGAAAGATCTTGTCGTCAAGCGCCAGGTCGCTGCCGCTCTCTGGTTCTTCTACGGTTTGAGCCCTGCGCCGCCAGCGGTCAAGGTCCGGTTGCGTCTCAAGCATCTGAGAGTCGATCTCGCCCACCGCAGCGGAGAATGAACACCATGGAACGGCCGATCGACTTCTCGCGCGACCGGCACTTGTTGCGCGGAGACTGCGGTCGGCGATTCCTCGTTGATCTGGACTGGATCGACCGAGGGGAGCAGGGACAGGAGAAGTGTCCCGGCTGCGGTATGACCTGCGAGCACGAGGACGCTCCGCGGGTAACAGTCGATCTCGCCGATCTCGCGCTGGACGACGACCGCGTCACGCGGCTGTTCTGGTATCACACCAGCAGGCGATGGGCACGTCGGGCGAGCGGTCTCATCGCCGTGATCGAGAATCCGGCATACGTGCTTGATTTGCTTGACGGCCAAGAGTGTCTGCGGCTTTGAGCGCGGACGCGCCTTGGAACACCCATCACTCGCCGGGTTCACGGGTTGTTGAGCCTCCGACCGGCTACACCCGTCACACCAACACCCGGTGGTACCAGTCACGGATCTGATCAGCCCAGTGGGATTGAGCAACGTCCCGGCGTCACTGCTGTGCCCCGGTTGACCGCCGCTCCCAGCCGCCTCGTGCCCACCGCAACTCACCGTTTTACTAACCGGATTGAACGAAACATGCTGAGCACAGTCGCCAACAACTGCTTACTCTCCATTGGAGAGTCCCCTCACCGGCTCTCTGACCTGGCCATATAACCCGGAAGCGATGAACTTCCGGGCCCGAACTCGCCGGTTACTCGCCGCTTTGCGACTCTCGGTCGACTCGCGGTGCCACTAGATCGCAGGTCCTTCCGGCGTTTGCCGCCCGTGCTCGTGGATGTCGCGAAGAGCCTGCTCGAGATGGCCGGCCGCCTCGGGGTCTCGGGCCCGTCGACCGACGTAGTCATCCATCGTCGTTGTCGTCTGCGCGTGCCCCAGCTGGTCTGCGATGTGTCGGGGAGACTGGCCGGACTCCTCCAGAATGGTGGCGGTGGTCTTCCGGAAGACGTGTGCCGTGACCCAGCCGAAGGTCGGCGCGAAGATTCTCTGCACTAGTCAAGTCTGGTGATAGTCGGCGGGCTGGTAAGGAACGTGTCACCAGCGGCAAACGGCGAGGGGTAGCGCTGGTGCCGTAGGGGCCGGCCGGGGCTACCTGGCCACGATGATCGTCGAGATGGCCCTGATGACGTCGGGGTGCTCGCGCTGCTGATACTCATCCCGCTCGCCGACCAGGCTGACCGCGGACAGCTCGGCCCGGACGCCGCCCAGGCCCCCGGGTCACTCGCGGTCGACGCGAACGAGACCGCCTACCAGATCGGCCAGCTCTCGCTCGCGTTCGGAGCCCTCTTCCTGTGTGCGTTGCTGTTGCGCACCCGGTTGGCCCCCAAGTGGTTGGCGGTCTGGGGTCTGGTTGGATACGCACTGCACCTGGTCGGCGCCGGCGCCGAGCTTTGGTGTCCACAGCAGCCTGGTGCTCCTCATCCTCGGCGGCATCTTCGAGGTCACGTTGGCGATCTGGCTCCTGATCAAGGGGTTCACGCCGGCGGCGTACGACCGATCACCAGCGACCCCAGGCCGACGAGTGAGCAGGCTTCGGGGGATTTCCGCAGCGCATTGCGTCGTTCTTGGCAGGGTCTGGTCGCCCGGCTTGTGGCCCCTGAAGTTCAACGTTGACAGGGGATGTTCTCCCGAGGATGGTGAGCATCACAGGGCGTATGCGGGTAGTGGTCTCAGGCGTGTTCGTCGGAGATACCTATGAGCGACCGGGGGGCCGCTTCAGGGGGCGCACTCGCGTGGCGGACATGAGCGCATTGACGTACCGCGATTGTCGCGGGCGTGTTTTACCTGGCCACCGAGGTCACCTCGATCCCGGCGCTGCTGTTCTCGAACTCCGCGACATCGACAAGCCCGTGCAGGACACGTACGGCTGCGC
This Kribbella sp. NBC_00482 DNA region includes the following protein-coding sequences:
- a CDS encoding carbohydrate ABC transporter permease; the encoded protein is MVTNLANAVLAILGGIGGAMLLFWILNKFVETLGHRWEERVKPWVFAGPAILAIGVYLIYPAVITVQLSFANASSTAYVGLANYKDLLTSPDFLGVLFNNLLWILIVPAATVALGLGVAVLADRLRPRGEKTAKTAIFLPMAISMVGAATIWRSVYEYQPEGESQTGLLNAILGLFHSGPFFWYSIDTMHFNSLLLMVILIWTQVGYAMVLLSAAIKGTPEETIEAGRVDGASERRIFFRIIVPQIKGTLITVFITVLIGVMKVFDIVYITTNGAFNTDVIGRRFYNELFTDGNAGYAATIVVLLMLAITPVLIYQVRHFKAEEAGR
- a CDS encoding ABC transporter substrate-binding protein, with amino-acid sequence MRGSNAAKAAVAALAVAMLSTGCLSGAPSDASSGNASGPGKSTVEVMYGFGDSQEAAFQKDLNTFAQANGFTIKFSKAGSWDTEIRARVAGGSAPDVGLFPQPGLMCDLAAKKTVLAYDDATVQTDTKTLVPGFVGAGTCPDGKVYGLPAAVSVKSLLWYDKPAFAAAGYTVPTTLDELTALTDKIRSQGKTPWCIAAESGQATGWPVTDWIEDLVLRLAGPDNYDKWVKGQLKFSSPEIKPAFDYFQKIALTDGNVLGGSKAIVATNFQTGGNALFKQPPGCYLFKQATFVAGKGGFPDAVLAKLDTEVGVAAFPVKEAGNNPVLTGGDLAAAFNNDANTIKLRNFIASKDNGIEVGKAGYFSPHNSFDVSLYPNNTLRTIARDVLYKSTAARFDGSDLMPAKVGAGTFWTEPVAWISGKENLDEALKNIDASWPKAS
- a CDS encoding carbohydrate ABC transporter permease; translation: MTISIDPTPELDSKRTPSRRPRRTKPSESRPGIGGGSATWPVRILLALACVVWMIPVAGLLINSFRTRDAQFSSGWWSVLGNPLGATQWTLNNYDRVLSNADPSVNMGKAFVNSLVVTIPATVIPILIAAFAAYAFTFMTWRGRNVIFVVIVGLLVVPNQVALVPLLKLYGQLGINQTFLAVWLTHLGFGMPLAVYIFRNYMSSLPGDIIESAKIDGASHFTTFWRLIVPMSVPALASFAIFQFLWVWNDLLIALLFLGRGDKTVLTVALQGLQGQTGQGRELIPAAGFVTILVPVLVFLSLQRYFIRGLTSGSVKG
- a CDS encoding DUF4386 domain-containing protein, which translates into the protein MLALLILIPLADQADRGQLGPDAAQAPGSLAVDANETAYQIGQLSLAFGALFLCALLLRTRLAPKWLAVWGLVGYALHLVGAGAELWCPQQPGAPHPRRHLRGHVGDLAPDQGVHAGGVRPITSDPRPTSEQASGDFRSALRRSWQGLVARLVAPEVQR
- a CDS encoding tyrosine-type recombinase/integrase, which gives rise to MQRIFAPTFGWVTAHVFRKTTATILEESGQSPRHIADQLGHAQTTTTMDDYVGRRARDPEAAGHLEQALRDIHEHGRQTPEGPAI